From a single Nocardioides panacis genomic region:
- a CDS encoding Gfo/Idh/MocA family protein, translating to MKDSLGVAVIGAGMAGRAHAAAYRTAPSLYDPTLPPVRLVSIADVNAGFGELAARRFGYERHDLSWQAIAEADDIDVVSVVIANSLHREVVQGLLDAGKHVLCEKPMSDTLDEARAMADHAVGAGSLARIGFTFRRTPGIAYIRDLIHSGVLGRVLHFSGRYWTDYGCSPSAPMSWRYQGGPGSGALADVGSHLSYVAEFLGGAISEVSGGRLDTVIRARPVPLGAVMGHDHGAVSDVLEPVENDDYAAFSVAFADAGGALEVSRVAAGHANSLMFEVFCENGSATFDQRRPAEIGLFLRDDPARDGFRQVILGPQHPYLAGGLAMDAPSVGFGQNDAFAYQARAFLEEVAGLPEADSLPRCATFDEGVHNMEILSAVATSAANGGAGVPVPSGTHHTDPHHGKVLS from the coding sequence ATGAAGGACAGCCTGGGAGTCGCCGTCATCGGCGCCGGGATGGCGGGGCGGGCCCACGCCGCCGCCTACCGGACCGCCCCGTCCCTGTACGACCCGACCCTGCCCCCGGTCCGGCTGGTGTCCATCGCCGACGTGAACGCCGGGTTCGGCGAGCTGGCTGCGCGCCGCTTCGGCTACGAGCGGCACGACCTGTCGTGGCAGGCGATCGCCGAGGCCGACGACATCGACGTGGTGAGCGTGGTGATCGCCAACTCGCTGCACCGCGAGGTGGTGCAGGGCCTGCTGGACGCAGGCAAGCACGTGCTATGCGAGAAGCCGATGAGCGACACCCTGGACGAGGCCCGCGCGATGGCCGACCACGCCGTCGGCGCCGGCTCGCTGGCCCGGATCGGGTTCACGTTCCGGCGCACCCCGGGGATCGCCTATATCCGCGACCTGATCCACAGCGGCGTCCTCGGCCGCGTGCTGCACTTCAGCGGTCGCTACTGGACCGACTACGGGTGCAGCCCGTCGGCTCCGATGAGCTGGCGGTACCAGGGCGGCCCGGGGTCCGGTGCGCTGGCCGACGTCGGCAGCCACCTGAGCTACGTGGCCGAGTTCCTCGGCGGTGCCATCAGCGAGGTCAGTGGCGGCCGGCTCGACACGGTGATCCGCGCCCGTCCGGTGCCCCTCGGCGCGGTCATGGGCCACGACCACGGGGCGGTCTCGGACGTCCTGGAGCCGGTCGAGAACGACGACTACGCGGCGTTCTCCGTGGCGTTCGCCGACGCCGGCGGCGCTCTGGAGGTGTCCCGGGTCGCGGCGGGCCACGCGAACAGCCTGATGTTCGAGGTGTTCTGCGAGAACGGCTCGGCGACGTTCGACCAGCGCCGCCCGGCCGAGATCGGCCTGTTCCTGCGCGACGACCCCGCCCGGGACGGCTTCCGCCAGGTCATCCTCGGCCCCCAGCACCCCTACCTGGCCGGTGGGCTGGCCATGGACGCGCCCAGCGTGGGCTTCGGCCAGAACGATGCCTTCGCCTACCAGGCCCGGGCCTTCCTCGAGGAGGTGGCCGGCCTGCCGGAAGCGGACTCGCTCCCCCGCTGCGCCACGTTCGACGAGGGCGTCCACAACATGGAGATCCTCTCCGCGGTCGCGACCTCCGCGGCCAACGGCGGGGCAGGGGTTCCCGTCCCTTCCGGCACTCACCACACCGACCCCCACCACGGAAAGGTCCTCTCATGA
- a CDS encoding Gfo/Idh/MocA family oxidoreductase, producing MTLRVGVIGTGMIGQDHIRRLTQVVSGAQVVAVTDANEMVAKEVASRLPDATVHPSGQHLVADERVDAVVVCSWGPTHEEYVLAAVAAGKPVFCEKPLATTPEACRNIIDAEVAHGSRLVQVGFMRRYDESYRALKDVIDSGQVGAPLIYYSGHRNPSVPEHYTKDMAIVDTAVHDFDVVRWLLGEELAAIRVLAAKPNSLGGDLQDPLLMIIESASGVLVNVETSVNIRYGYDIRGEVIGETGTAALADRGLVVVRSANRVGVEVPEDWRQRFITAYDVEFQEWINAVSRGLGAVGPSAWDGYAAQVVCDAGVNALYSGDRVEIELGTKPALYG from the coding sequence GTGACGTTGCGAGTCGGAGTCATCGGGACGGGCATGATCGGGCAGGACCACATCCGTCGGCTCACCCAGGTCGTCTCCGGCGCCCAGGTGGTCGCGGTCACCGACGCCAACGAGATGGTGGCCAAGGAGGTGGCCTCCAGGCTCCCCGACGCCACGGTGCACCCGTCCGGTCAGCACCTGGTCGCCGACGAGCGGGTCGACGCGGTCGTCGTCTGCTCCTGGGGCCCGACCCACGAGGAGTACGTGCTGGCCGCCGTCGCGGCCGGCAAGCCGGTGTTCTGCGAGAAGCCGCTGGCCACCACCCCGGAGGCCTGCCGGAACATCATCGACGCCGAGGTCGCGCACGGCAGCCGGCTCGTGCAGGTCGGCTTCATGCGGCGGTACGACGAGTCCTACCGGGCCCTGAAGGACGTCATCGACTCGGGCCAGGTCGGCGCGCCACTGATCTACTACTCGGGGCACCGCAACCCCTCGGTGCCCGAGCACTACACCAAGGACATGGCGATCGTGGACACCGCGGTCCACGACTTCGACGTGGTCCGGTGGCTGCTCGGCGAGGAGCTCGCCGCGATCCGGGTCCTCGCCGCCAAGCCGAACAGCCTGGGCGGAGACCTGCAGGACCCCCTGCTGATGATCATCGAGAGCGCGTCCGGGGTGCTGGTCAACGTCGAGACGTCGGTCAACATCCGCTACGGGTACGACATCCGCGGCGAGGTCATCGGCGAGACCGGGACCGCCGCGCTGGCGGACCGGGGCCTGGTGGTCGTCCGGAGTGCGAACCGGGTGGGGGTCGAGGTGCCGGAGGACTGGCGGCAGCGCTTCATCACCGCCTACGACGTCGAGTTCCAGGAGTGGATAAACGCGGTCTCCCGAGGTCTGGGTGCCGTCGGGCCGAGCGCCTGGGACGGCTACGCGGCGCAGGTCGTCTGCGATGCCGGGGTCAACGCCCTCTACAGCGGTGACCGGGTCGAGATCGAGCTCGGGACCAAGCCCGCCCTGTACGGCTGA
- a CDS encoding VC0807 family protein has product MSSIPDTDLAPNQVTSRPAFPPLRSVVARALASLTTAVVAPTVLFAATLMTFDVMAAVTVALAWVVGATGWRWATGRPVSGLLMLTLGIMTIRTGFTLATGNTFVYFVQPVFADAAVAALFLGSLATARPLVARLAPDFYPVDAALAARPKIRRLFRRLTLLWGLVVVVKGSVTLWLLVSLSTVHYVLIQSSTIIALLLTATAATVALSAVVGRQEGMFRPTA; this is encoded by the coding sequence ATGAGCTCGATCCCCGACACCGATCTCGCACCGAACCAGGTCACCTCCCGACCGGCCTTCCCTCCCCTCAGGTCCGTCGTCGCCCGGGCGCTGGCAAGCCTCACCACCGCCGTCGTGGCGCCGACCGTGCTCTTCGCGGCGACGCTGATGACCTTCGACGTGATGGCCGCGGTGACGGTCGCGCTGGCCTGGGTGGTCGGCGCGACGGGCTGGCGGTGGGCGACCGGGCGGCCGGTGTCCGGGCTGCTCATGCTGACGCTGGGGATCATGACCATCAGGACCGGGTTCACGCTGGCCACCGGGAACACGTTCGTCTACTTCGTGCAGCCGGTCTTCGCCGATGCCGCCGTCGCGGCGCTCTTCCTGGGATCACTGGCGACCGCTCGACCCCTGGTGGCCCGGCTGGCGCCGGACTTCTACCCGGTCGACGCCGCGCTTGCCGCGCGCCCCAAGATCCGGCGGCTCTTCCGTCGGCTGACCTTGCTGTGGGGCCTGGTCGTGGTCGTCAAGGGGAGCGTGACGCTGTGGCTCCTGGTCTCCCTGTCGACGGTCCACTACGTGCTGATCCAGAGCAGCACGATCATCGCCCTCCTGCTGACCGCGACCGCCGCCACGGTCGCCCTGTCGGCCGTCGTGGGCCGTCAGGAAGGCATGTTTCGGCCGACCGCCTGA
- a CDS encoding TIM barrel protein, with protein MSGYGFTLAVCAEMVFREQPLEERVRTIHDLGFAVEIWDWTTKDLGALAATGAHFTSMTGYVAGNLTDREGADTLLRTAEQSIAAAEVLGTPNLNLHGTGLDGNGLPVEPVEAVTPAMWDHAVGTLTRVARLGEREGVVFCLENLNTAVDHPGTPFATAADTRALVRAVDSAHLRMNLDLYHAQIGEGNLIQLIRDSVDDVGEVQVADVPGRCEPGTGEVNYPAIARALHEVGYAGVVGLEAWASTDSHTALHRFRQAFTEAA; from the coding sequence ATGAGCGGCTACGGCTTCACCCTTGCCGTCTGCGCCGAGATGGTCTTCCGCGAGCAGCCCCTCGAGGAACGGGTCCGGACGATCCACGACCTCGGGTTCGCCGTCGAGATCTGGGACTGGACGACCAAGGACCTCGGCGCCCTGGCGGCCACGGGGGCGCACTTCACCTCCATGACCGGGTACGTCGCGGGGAACCTGACCGACCGCGAGGGCGCCGACACGCTGCTGCGGACGGCCGAGCAGTCCATCGCCGCCGCCGAGGTGCTCGGGACGCCGAACCTCAACCTGCACGGCACCGGGCTGGACGGGAACGGCCTGCCCGTCGAGCCGGTCGAAGCGGTGACACCGGCCATGTGGGACCACGCCGTCGGAACCCTCACCCGCGTTGCCCGGCTGGGCGAGCGCGAGGGGGTCGTGTTCTGCCTGGAGAACCTCAACACCGCCGTCGACCACCCGGGCACCCCGTTCGCCACGGCCGCCGACACTCGCGCACTGGTGCGTGCCGTCGACAGTGCGCACCTGCGCATGAACCTCGACCTCTACCACGCCCAGATCGGGGAGGGGAACCTGATCCAGCTGATCCGCGACAGCGTCGACGACGTCGGCGAGGTCCAGGTCGCCGACGTGCCCGGCCGGTGCGAACCCGGGACCGGCGAGGTCAACTACCCCGCGATCGCCCGGGCCCTGCACGAGGTCGGCTACGCCGGCGTGGTCGGCCTCGAGGCCTGGGCGTCCACGGACAGCCACACCGCGCTGCACCGGTTCCGGCAGGCGTTCACCGAGGCGGCCTGA
- a CDS encoding ArsR/SmtB family transcription factor, with protein MEDALRALADDSRRTMLEALAAGPATAGELAALVPIARPGVSRHLRVLREAGLVEVHREAQRRVYTLRPQPLAEIDDWLGRQLAQWEQRLDALHTEVARGKRARKDSR; from the coding sequence ATGGAAGACGCTCTGAGAGCGCTCGCGGACGACAGCCGGCGAACGATGCTGGAGGCGCTGGCCGCCGGCCCGGCCACCGCGGGCGAGCTGGCGGCGCTCGTCCCGATCGCACGCCCCGGGGTCTCACGGCACCTGCGGGTGCTGCGGGAGGCGGGCCTGGTCGAGGTGCACCGAGAAGCGCAGCGGCGGGTCTACACCCTCCGCCCCCAGCCGCTCGCCGAGATCGACGACTGGCTGGGTCGACAGCTGGCGCAGTGGGAACAGCGGCTGGACGCACTCCACACCGAGGTCGCACGCGGCAAGCGTGCACGAAAGGACTCCCGATGA
- a CDS encoding LacI family DNA-binding transcriptional regulator: protein MTRGRPPARPTIYDVAQRAGVSKSLVSLVLRDAPHVSPQRRQAVLTAISDLGYRPSSAASSLAGNRTRSIGVAIDDFENLWFVDLLRGMRRVLDESGHTVSVADRHLNAHLERDPVEAFLSMQVEGIVLAMESGGPVPDLGGVPVVVAGARDVVPPGADFVANDDAEGARLATEHLIGLGHVRIGHLTGGGGIAALRRASYEATMTAAGLTPVVTGSGATTEEDGYVATLALLEALPDVTGIFSANDVMLLGALAALRERHLAVPEDVSVVGYDNSPLAASHYLQLTTVDDRSVDVGAYAAEAILARQDEPDRDPSHVLLSPTLVHRASTSAPPRTVRR, encoded by the coding sequence ATGACCCGCGGACGTCCCCCGGCCCGGCCGACGATCTACGACGTCGCCCAGCGGGCCGGGGTGTCGAAGTCCCTGGTCTCGCTGGTCCTGCGGGATGCGCCCCACGTCAGCCCGCAGCGCCGTCAGGCGGTGCTCACCGCGATCTCGGACCTCGGCTACCGACCGAGCAGCGCCGCCAGCTCCCTGGCCGGCAACCGGACGCGCAGCATCGGTGTCGCGATCGACGACTTCGAGAACCTGTGGTTCGTGGACCTGCTCAGAGGCATGCGCCGGGTGCTCGACGAGTCCGGCCACACCGTGTCCGTCGCCGACCGCCATCTCAACGCGCACCTCGAGCGGGACCCGGTCGAGGCGTTCTTGTCGATGCAGGTCGAAGGCATCGTGCTGGCGATGGAGAGCGGCGGACCGGTTCCCGACCTCGGCGGCGTCCCGGTGGTCGTGGCAGGAGCCCGCGACGTCGTACCCCCCGGGGCGGACTTCGTCGCCAACGACGACGCCGAGGGGGCCCGCCTGGCCACCGAGCACCTGATCGGCCTGGGACACGTCAGGATCGGTCACCTGACCGGCGGCGGCGGGATCGCCGCGCTCCGCCGCGCCTCCTACGAGGCCACGATGACCGCTGCCGGGCTGACCCCGGTGGTGACCGGGAGCGGCGCCACCACCGAGGAGGACGGGTACGTCGCCACGCTCGCCCTCCTCGAGGCGCTCCCCGACGTCACCGGGATCTTCTCCGCCAACGACGTCATGCTGCTCGGGGCGCTGGCCGCCCTGCGCGAACGTCACCTCGCCGTCCCCGAGGACGTCTCGGTCGTCGGCTACGACAACTCCCCGCTGGCCGCCTCGCACTACCTGCAGCTGACCACCGTCGACGACCGCAGCGTCGACGTCGGGGCCTACGCCGCCGAGGCGATCCTCGCCCGGCAGGACGAGCCCGACCGGGACCCGTCCCACGTCCTCCTGTCGCCGACCTTGGTGCACCGCGCCTCTACGTCGGCGCCGCCACGGACGGTCCGTCGGTAG
- a CDS encoding sugar phosphate isomerase/epimerase family protein, which translates to MKVAIDPYMFRTTPLLELAGVVADLGFEYIELSPREDLTPFFLHPRIDDSGVKRFKKSLDAAGVRVAAHLPLYRWSGPDEDERRAAVRYWKRAIQITVDLGCHVMNSEFNGRPEQASRSEGMFWKSMEELLPVFEREDVELRLEPHPDDFVEDGLVAVDMVRGINSPLVSFLYCAPHTFHMGGNMVEIMEYAGPLMTQLHLADAFDHTASSGLRYIVNPPGSTARVHQHLDIGQGEVDWELFFATLKRLGFGDSDRNIMTACVFAWEDRARESSLFMREAITRHTSGW; encoded by the coding sequence ATGAAGGTCGCCATCGACCCCTACATGTTTCGTACGACGCCCCTGCTCGAGCTGGCCGGGGTCGTGGCCGACCTGGGCTTCGAGTACATCGAGCTCTCGCCCCGCGAGGACCTCACCCCGTTCTTCCTGCACCCGCGGATCGACGACTCGGGCGTGAAGCGGTTCAAGAAGTCGTTGGACGCCGCCGGGGTCAGGGTCGCGGCGCACCTGCCGCTCTACCGGTGGTCGGGTCCGGACGAGGACGAACGTCGGGCGGCGGTCCGCTACTGGAAGCGGGCCATCCAGATCACCGTGGACCTCGGCTGCCACGTGATGAACTCCGAGTTCAACGGTCGTCCCGAGCAGGCGAGCCGGAGCGAGGGCATGTTCTGGAAGTCGATGGAGGAGCTGCTCCCGGTCTTCGAGCGGGAGGACGTGGAGCTGCGCCTGGAGCCGCACCCCGACGACTTCGTCGAGGACGGACTGGTCGCCGTGGACATGGTGCGCGGCATCAACAGCCCGCTGGTCTCGTTCCTCTACTGCGCACCGCACACGTTCCACATGGGCGGCAACATGGTGGAGATCATGGAGTACGCCGGCCCGCTGATGACCCAGCTGCACCTCGCCGACGCCTTCGACCACACGGCGTCGTCGGGCCTGCGCTACATCGTGAACCCGCCGGGCTCCACCGCCCGGGTGCACCAGCACCTCGACATCGGACAGGGAGAGGTCGACTGGGAGCTCTTCTTCGCGACCTTGAAACGGCTCGGCTTCGGTGACAGCGACCGGAACATCATGACCGCGTGCGTGTTCGCCTGGGAGGACCGGGCCCGTGAGTCCAGCCTCTTCATGCGGGAGGCGATCACCCGGCACACCAGCGGGTGGTGA
- a CDS encoding LacI family DNA-binding transcriptional regulator: MRSDKRPAAVTMADVAARAGVSRALVSIVFRGVPGASPETRQRVMEAADQLSYRPDQRARLLGSNRSRTVGVVFGLHREFHAEVVEALYGAAETTGYDLALGAAAPTRDETRAVQSLLGYRCEALILIGPTLPQAAIEELAERLPVVVVARALRTRVADVVRTDDISGARIAVEHLSGLGHESIVHVDGRRAPGAAERRRGYRDAMRALGLESRAAEVAGGLTEEDGERAAAELLAGSLPTAVTAFNDHCAAGLLAAVRAQGVSVPGGLSVVGYDDSHVAGLSSVALTTVAQDATRLAGSALELAVSRVVDGSDAPPRSEVVVPPRLVVRRTTAPVG, from the coding sequence GTGAGGTCGGACAAGCGTCCCGCCGCCGTGACGATGGCCGACGTGGCGGCGAGGGCAGGGGTCTCGCGGGCTCTGGTCTCGATCGTGTTCCGCGGCGTTCCGGGGGCGAGTCCCGAGACCCGGCAGCGGGTCATGGAAGCCGCCGACCAGCTGTCCTACCGTCCGGACCAGAGGGCCCGGTTGCTGGGCAGCAACCGGAGCCGGACCGTCGGTGTCGTGTTCGGCCTGCACCGCGAGTTCCACGCGGAGGTGGTCGAGGCGCTCTACGGCGCTGCCGAGACGACCGGGTACGACCTCGCGCTCGGCGCTGCGGCACCCACCCGAGACGAGACCCGAGCGGTGCAGTCGCTGCTCGGCTACCGCTGCGAGGCGTTGATCCTCATCGGTCCGACCCTTCCGCAGGCGGCCATCGAGGAGCTGGCCGAGCGGCTGCCGGTGGTCGTCGTGGCCCGGGCCCTGCGGACGAGGGTCGCGGACGTCGTACGCACGGATGACATCTCCGGTGCACGCATCGCCGTCGAGCACCTGTCCGGTCTCGGGCACGAGTCCATCGTGCACGTCGACGGCCGTCGGGCGCCCGGCGCCGCCGAGCGCCGTCGTGGCTACCGAGACGCCATGCGGGCACTGGGGCTGGAGTCGCGAGCCGCGGAGGTCGCGGGCGGCCTCACCGAGGAGGACGGTGAGAGGGCGGCCGCGGAGCTGCTGGCGGGATCGCTGCCGACGGCCGTGACCGCCTTCAACGACCACTGCGCAGCGGGTCTCCTCGCCGCCGTCCGCGCGCAGGGTGTCTCCGTGCCCGGCGGGCTGTCGGTCGTCGGGTACGACGACAGTCACGTCGCGGGTCTCTCCAGCGTCGCGCTCACCACCGTGGCCCAGGACGCCACCCGTCTTGCCGGCTCGGCGCTGGAGCTCGCGGTGAGCCGCGTCGTGGACGGGTCGGACGCACCCCCTCGCTCCGAGGTCGTCGTCCCTCCCCGCCTCGTGGTCAGGCGGACCACGGCACCCGTCGGCTGA
- a CDS encoding sugar phosphate isomerase/epimerase family protein, which translates to MKLGVYTAVLHDRPLPEALDVIAGLGLDAAEINSGGFLPPVHIPIDDILVSQAARDDYLALFEAKGVTLAGLNCNGNPLHPHPAIGPKHAEDLRRSVRAAGLLGQTRVVTMSGLPGGEPGATVPNWVVNAWNSGSLDVLDYQWDEVAVPFWREIDALAADNGVQVAIEMHPQNLVFNPPTLKRLVDRVGAANVGAEMDPSHLFWQGMDPVAAVRYLGPLVVHAAAKDVRINEDHVSVYGVLDERFRRLSPEEDRVNLGGDEWVNEWPSDSAWDFVALGRGHDVDFWTRFVDALRDVDPDMAVNIEHEDTSLGRIEGLQVAADVLLRAAAPANR; encoded by the coding sequence ATGAAGCTCGGTGTCTACACCGCCGTCCTGCACGACCGCCCGCTCCCGGAGGCGCTCGACGTGATCGCCGGTCTCGGCCTCGACGCGGCCGAGATCAACTCCGGCGGGTTCCTGCCCCCGGTGCACATCCCGATCGACGACATCCTGGTCAGCCAGGCCGCGCGCGACGACTACCTGGCGCTCTTCGAGGCGAAGGGCGTCACCCTCGCCGGGCTCAACTGCAACGGCAACCCGCTGCACCCGCACCCCGCCATCGGTCCGAAGCATGCCGAGGACCTGCGCAGGTCCGTCCGGGCTGCCGGCCTGCTCGGCCAGACACGGGTCGTGACGATGTCGGGCCTCCCCGGCGGCGAGCCCGGAGCCACCGTCCCCAACTGGGTCGTCAACGCCTGGAACTCCGGGTCCCTGGACGTGCTCGACTACCAGTGGGACGAGGTCGCTGTGCCGTTCTGGCGGGAGATCGACGCCCTGGCCGCGGACAACGGCGTCCAGGTGGCCATCGAGATGCACCCCCAGAACCTCGTGTTCAACCCGCCCACCCTCAAGCGCCTCGTCGACAGGGTGGGGGCCGCCAACGTCGGCGCCGAGATGGACCCGAGCCACCTGTTCTGGCAGGGCATGGACCCGGTGGCCGCCGTCCGCTACCTCGGACCGCTGGTGGTGCACGCGGCGGCCAAGGACGTCCGGATCAACGAGGACCACGTCTCCGTGTACGGCGTGCTGGACGAGCGGTTCCGTCGCCTCTCACCGGAGGAGGACCGGGTCAACCTCGGCGGGGACGAGTGGGTCAACGAGTGGCCGTCGGACTCGGCGTGGGACTTCGTGGCGCTCGGCCGCGGTCACGATGTCGACTTCTGGACCAGGTTCGTCGACGCCCTGCGCGACGTCGACCCCGACATGGCGGTCAACATCGAGCACGAGGACACCTCGCTGGGTCGCATCGAAGGGCTCCAGGTGGCTGCGGACGTCCTGCTGCGCGCGGCCGCTCCCGCGAACCGCTGA
- a CDS encoding Gfo/Idh/MocA family oxidoreductase — protein sequence MTRLTAVSDPVRTGLIGAGRIGTSHATLLARHVPGAELVAVADPRPAAATKLADALGCRAVDVADLFADPLIEAVVITASSEAHADLVVAAAEAGKAVFCEKPMGLTIDDIDRAVAAAESAGVVLQVGFNRRFAADFAAAHQLVLEGDIGTPQLMRSVTRDPGLADPGGVPPWTIFVQTLIHDFDTLLWLNPGAKAVSVHATADALVAPEYKDAGLLDTAVVVITFDNGAIAVAEASFAASYGYDVRGEVFGSAGMVTVGGGARSSLEHSTSSGRHVDTVRGDVELFRQAYAAEFTEFTDAVREGRPSSVGGPDARRALAVALACIESVKTGAPVLVEKVDGR from the coding sequence ATGACCCGTCTCACCGCCGTGTCCGACCCGGTTCGAACCGGCCTCATCGGCGCCGGGAGGATCGGCACCTCGCACGCCACGCTCCTGGCCCGCCACGTGCCAGGAGCAGAGCTCGTCGCGGTGGCGGATCCGCGCCCGGCGGCGGCTACGAAGCTGGCCGACGCACTGGGCTGCCGCGCGGTCGACGTCGCCGACCTGTTCGCCGACCCGTTGATCGAGGCCGTGGTGATCACCGCCTCGTCCGAGGCGCACGCCGACCTGGTCGTGGCCGCGGCGGAGGCCGGCAAGGCCGTGTTCTGCGAGAAGCCGATGGGTCTGACGATCGACGACATCGACCGGGCGGTCGCGGCGGCCGAGTCCGCGGGCGTGGTCCTCCAGGTGGGCTTCAACCGTCGTTTCGCCGCCGACTTCGCGGCCGCTCACCAGCTGGTCCTCGAAGGTGACATCGGCACCCCCCAGCTGATGCGGTCGGTGACCCGTGATCCCGGCCTGGCCGACCCGGGCGGCGTGCCACCGTGGACGATCTTCGTGCAGACGCTGATCCACGACTTCGACACGTTGCTGTGGCTCAACCCGGGTGCCAAGGCGGTCAGCGTCCATGCCACTGCTGACGCCCTGGTGGCACCTGAGTACAAGGATGCGGGCCTCCTGGACACCGCCGTCGTCGTGATCACGTTCGACAACGGCGCGATCGCCGTCGCCGAGGCCAGCTTCGCCGCGTCGTACGGGTACGACGTCCGGGGCGAGGTCTTCGGGTCGGCGGGCATGGTCACCGTCGGTGGCGGGGCGCGGTCCTCCCTCGAGCACTCCACCAGCTCCGGCCGTCACGTCGACACCGTCCGCGGTGACGTCGAGCTCTTCCGCCAGGCCTATGCAGCGGAGTTCACCGAGTTCACCGACGCGGTCCGCGAGGGGCGGCCCTCCTCCGTCGGCGGGCCCGACGCGCGCCGCGCCCTGGCCGTCGCGCTGGCCTGCATCGAGTCGGTCAAGACCGGGGCGCCGGTCCTCGTCGAGAAGGTCGACGGGCGATGA
- a CDS encoding TIM barrel protein: protein MADLSRLRLGTAPDSWGVWFPEDPHQVTWEVYLDEIARVGYVYTELGPQGFMPQDPARLNEELARRGLTVCGGTVFAGLHKGAEALEKAKVEFGQEAKLLAAVGAEYLVHLPEQYTDQHTGESTQGADIDPEQWKNLVTGTDELARFLLEEHGVKLVFHPHADTHVDTQERIARFLNDTDPELVNLCLDTGHVAYCDGDNLEIIEQFPERITYVHLKSVDPVVRARVLAEKVSLAEAVKLGVMCEPPYGVPDMPPLLDALGALDREIFAVIEQDLYPVEPHIPLPIGARTAGYYVGCGLGPVRRWPY, encoded by the coding sequence ATGGCCGACCTGTCCCGGCTCCGCCTCGGCACCGCCCCCGACTCGTGGGGGGTGTGGTTCCCGGAAGACCCGCACCAGGTCACCTGGGAGGTGTACCTCGACGAGATCGCCCGGGTGGGATACGTCTACACCGAGCTGGGGCCCCAGGGATTCATGCCCCAGGACCCGGCTCGGCTGAACGAGGAGCTGGCGCGACGCGGCCTCACCGTCTGCGGAGGCACCGTCTTCGCGGGCCTGCACAAGGGCGCGGAGGCGCTGGAGAAGGCCAAGGTGGAGTTCGGGCAGGAGGCCAAGCTGCTGGCCGCCGTGGGCGCGGAGTACCTGGTGCACCTGCCGGAGCAGTACACCGACCAGCACACCGGTGAGTCCACGCAAGGCGCGGACATCGACCCCGAGCAGTGGAAGAACCTCGTGACCGGCACCGACGAGCTGGCCCGGTTCCTGCTCGAGGAGCACGGCGTCAAGCTGGTCTTCCACCCGCACGCCGACACCCACGTCGACACCCAGGAACGGATCGCACGGTTCCTCAACGACACGGATCCGGAGCTGGTGAACCTCTGCCTGGACACCGGGCACGTCGCCTACTGCGACGGCGACAACCTGGAGATCATCGAGCAGTTCCCCGAGCGCATCACCTACGTCCACCTCAAGTCGGTCGACCCGGTGGTCCGGGCCCGGGTGCTCGCCGAGAAGGTCTCGCTCGCCGAGGCGGTCAAGCTCGGCGTCATGTGCGAGCCGCCGTACGGCGTGCCGGACATGCCGCCGCTGCTCGACGCGCTCGGCGCGCTGGACCGGGAGATCTTCGCGGTGATCGAGCAGGACCTCTACCCCGTCGAGCCGCACATCCCGTTGCCCATCGGGGCCCGGACCGCCGGCTACTACGTCGGCTGCGGCCTCGGCCCGGTCCGCCGCTGGCCCTACTGA
- a CDS encoding SRPBCC domain-containing protein: MTADTPGTVRTLGILRAADGTGVVRLEDRFDTDIDDLWSALTDPPRLARWLGEVEGDLRPGGEFRAHYYASGWEGTCRVDVCQPPHRLRILTTSPDEPDGVLEAVLTADGDHTVLVIEDRGLPLDQIAAYGAGDQVHVEDLAAYLAGRARCDARARWQELHPAYQELAARLAGHGTG; encoded by the coding sequence ATGACCGCCGACACACCTGGAACCGTGCGCACCCTGGGCATCCTGCGAGCAGCGGACGGCACGGGCGTCGTACGCCTGGAGGACCGGTTCGACACCGACATCGACGACCTCTGGTCAGCCCTCACCGATCCACCGCGGCTGGCCCGCTGGCTCGGCGAGGTCGAGGGCGACCTCCGTCCGGGCGGCGAGTTCCGCGCGCACTACTACGCCAGCGGGTGGGAGGGCACCTGCCGCGTGGACGTGTGCCAGCCCCCGCACCGACTGCGGATCCTGACCACGTCCCCGGACGAGCCGGACGGCGTCCTCGAGGCGGTGCTCACCGCCGACGGCGACCACACGGTCCTGGTGATCGAGGACCGCGGCCTGCCGCTGGACCAGATCGCCGCCTACGGCGCAGGGGACCAGGTCCACGTCGAGGACCTCGCCGCCTACCTCGCCGGCCGTGCACGCTGCGACGCGCGGGCGCGGTGGCAGGAGCTGCACCCCGCCTACCAGGAGCTGGCCGCGCGGCTCGCTGGGCACGGGACCGGGTAG